In the genome of Ferrovibrio terrae, the window TTTTCGCTGCCATGCTGGCAACCGCCGGTCTGGCCGCCATCAGCCCGGCCGCATTGGCTGGCGCCACATTCGATGCCGTCAAGGCCAAGGGCTTCGTGCAATGCGGCGTCAACGGCAGTGTCGCCGGCTTTTCCGCCCCCGACAGCCAGGGCCTTTGGACCGGCATCGACGTCGACATGTGCCGCGCCGTGGCCGCCGCCGTGTTCGGCGATTCCAGCAAGATCAAATACACCGCGCTGACCGCGCAGCAGCGCTTCGTCGCCCTGCAGTCGGGCGAGATCGACGTGCTGACCCGCAACGTGACGCAGACGCTGCTGCGCGACGCATCGCTGGGCCTGCGCGAGGCCGGCGTCAATTTCTATGACGGCCAGGGCTTCATCGTGAACAAGAAGCTGGGTGTCAAATCCGCCAAGGAGCTGAACGGTTCGACTGTCTGCGTGCAGCCCGGCACCACCACCGAACTCAATCTCTCTGACTATTTCCGCAAAATGAACATGACCTTCAAGGCGGTGGTGATCGAGAAGGTGGATGAAAACATCGCTGCCTTCAGCTCCGGCCGCTGCGATGTCTACACCACCGATGCCTCGCAGCTGGCCGCGGTGCGCGTCACGGCACTGAACCCGCCGGATGATTACATCATCCTGCCCGAACGCATTTCCAAGGAGCCACTGGGCCCGATGGTGCGCCAGGGCGACGACCAGTGGTATCAGATCGTGAAATGGGCCCTGCTGGCGCTGAAGGAGGCCGAGGAACTCGGCATCTCGCAACAGAATGTCGACGAGATGCTGAAAAGCGAGGACCCGGTGATCAAGCGCTTCACCGGCGTCACGCCGGGCTATGGCAAGGCGCTCGGCCTGGATGAGAAATGGGCCTATTGGATCGTAAAACAGATCGGCAATTACGGCGAAAGCTTTGAGCGCAACCTGGGCAAGGGCAGCCCGGTGAAGCTGGAGCGCGGCCTGAACGACCTGTGGACCAGGGGCGGCCTGATGTACGCCATCCCGCTGCGCTAACACACATCACTTTGAATGCATCACGATGGCCGGGGTTTACGCTCCGGCCATCTGCTTTTCAGCGGTGTTCGGGAAACAGCAGGCGGGTGTAGACCTTGATATAAGCGTCGCACATTGCGTCCACGGTGAAGTTCTCACTGACATGGCGACGCGCGCGGGCGGCAATTTCCATGCGGCGTTCCGGCGTCAGGTGCAGGGCCTCATCCAGCGCATCGGCCAGCGCCTTGGCATCGCCGGCCTTGACCAGCCAGCCGGTTTCGCCGCCCGGCAGCACGGTTTCGCGCGAGCCACCATGATCGGTGGCGATCACCGGCTTGCCCATCGCCTGCGCCTCGACCGCGACGCGGCCGAAGCCTTCAGGGAAGGTGGAGGCCGACACCACCACATCGGCCAGCATATAGGCGGCCGGCATGTCCTTGCCGTCGCCCGGAATGCGCACGCTGCGGTCCAGCCGGTACTGCACGATCAGGCTTTCCAGCTCGGCGCGGTAGCCGTCGCGCCCCGAGCCCAGCAGCACAGCGGTGAAATCCTGCTTGCCGTCATGCCGCTCGGCCAGGATCTTGAGCGCACGCAGCAGAACCGTGTGCCCCTTCCAGCGCGTCAGCCGGCCCGGCAGCAGGATCACCGGCAGGCCGTCGGTCAGGCGCCACTGCTGCTGCAGGTTAGACATGCGCTCGGGGTAAATGCGGTTCGGGTCGAACTTGACCAGATCGGTACCGCGCGGAATGGTGACGAGGCGCGCACGCGGCACACCGAAAGCCGAATTCGCGTAATCGGCGACGAAATCCGAGATCGCCACCACGATGTCGCCCTTGGACATCGGGTTGGCCCAGAACTTCTTGAACCAGCTGTGCGACTTGTAGGCATTGTGAAAGGTGGTGACCAGTGGCACGCCACAGCGCAGGGCTGCCGCGCGCGCCGACCAGGCCGGGGCGCGCGAACGCACATGCACCACATCGACCGGCAGGCTGCGGATCAATTCTTCCAGCCGCGCGGTGTTCTTGCGCATCACGAAAGGATTCTTGCTGTTCACCGGCAGGGTGATGTGCCTGGCACCGGCGCGTTCCAGCTCGCGCACCATCGGCCCGCCGGCCGAGACGACGTAGGACATCCAGCCGGCCTTCGCCAGCGCCTTGGCGGTATCCACAGTGCCGCGCTCGACGCCGCCGGTAACCAGCGCGGGCAGCACCTGCATCACCGCAGGCGGTCTTCCCGAACTGGACTGGTCTGCAGTAGAAATCGGAATATCTGACATGAGCGCGCTGAAGGGCGGGAGGGAGGCAAGTATAGGCCGCCTGCCGGGTAGCGCAAAGCCGCGCGGCTGGCAAGGCCGTGCCGGGCATGAGGCGAGGAATAACGGCATGCGGCCTGCAAAAAGCCTGATCCGGCGGGGTGCGATGACGATGGCGCTGGTCGCTGTGCTCGTCTGGGCCCTGCTGCTGGCCGGCCTCGGCACCTCCTTTGCCCTGGTCCAGGTGCCGGGCCAGACGCCCACACATGACGACATCCTGCGCGGTTTCGATGCCAGCGCGCTGTCGGCCAGCCGCGAGGATGTCGCCTATGGCGGCACTTACGATCCGGTCGGCATGATCGTGAAATGGCAAAAGCCGATCATCTATAAGATCGAAGGCCTGCGCTCACGGCCCGATGCCATCAACTTCGCCATCGCAACGCTGCAGCAGCAGGCCGCGTTGGCCGGCATCGAGGTGCGCGCGGCCAGGGCGCCAAGCGAAGCCAACTACGCCATCACTTTCCGCAATGTCGCCGGCTTCAACCTCGGCGACCGCAAGGCGGTCTGTTTCCTGACCTACAATTTCAACACCAGTGGCCACATGCAGTGGGCGGCACTGCAGATCAATCTCGCCGCGCCCAGCCTGGAACGCTGTGTGCGGCACGAGATCCTGCATGGCTTCGGCCTGATGAATCATCCGCACCGCCTGCATTCGGTGCTGAGTTATCACGTTGGCGACCATATGGCCGAGATCACCGAGGCCGATATCGTGATGCTGCGGAGCCTGTATGATCCGCGCATCCGGCCGGCGATGTCACGGCTTGCCGCGCTGACGATTGTCGACAGCCTGATCGAGGCAAACCGCCGCGCACTTAATCCGCGTGCACCGGCCAAGACCGATCCGATGCCCGTGCTGCGCGACGTGATCGCCGATCTCGACAAAGCGGCGGCCGGCGGCAATGTGCGCGCGATGATGTATCTGGCCGAAGCGGCCTGGCAGGGCTATGGCATGCCGAAGGATCCGGCGCGCATGGCCGCCTGGATCGAGCGTGCCTCGGCCACCCGCGATGTCGTCGCGCGTTTCGATCTGGCCCATGCGCTGGGCAGCGGACGTTATATGCCGAAGGACAATGCACGCGCCGCGGTGCTCTATCGTCGCAATGCAGAGCTTGGCCATGCAGTGTCGCAGAACAACTACGCGGTTATGTTGCGTGACGGCCTCGGCGTGCCGGTGGATCGCGTGGCGGCGCTGACCTGGTTCACGCTGGCGGCACGTGGCAATGTCGCCTCGGCCGAACGCAGCCGGCAGGCGCTGATGCAAAACCTGCCCCCGGCCGAGCAGCAGGAGGCCGTGCGCCGCGCGGCAGCATGGAAACCGGCCGCCGAAGCCGCTAGATAAGACGAATGACCGATACCCAGTTCTTACGCCGCCCTGACGGCACCCGCCTCGCCTATTCCGCCACGCCCGCCCGGCAGAGTGACAAGCCAGGCATCCTGTTCTGCGGCGGCTTCCGCTCCGACATGACCGGCACCAAGGCCGTGGCGATGGAACAGGTGGCACAGCAGCATGGCCTGGGCTATGTGCGTTTCGACTATTTCGGCCATGGCCAGTCGGACGGAGATTTTCTCGATGGCACCATCGGCCGCTGGAAGGAAGACACGCTGGCGATGCTGCGTGAGGTCTGCGGTCCCGCGACGCAGATCGTGGTTGGCTCCAGCATGGGCGGCTGGCTGGCCACGCTGGCGGCGCTGGCGCTGCCCGACCGCACTGCCGGCCTGGTGCTGATTGCGCCGGCGCTGGATTTCACCGAAGACCTGATGTGGGCGGAAATGACCGAGCCGCAGCGCGCCGTACTGTTGCGCGACGGCATCCTGCGCGAGCCGTCGCAATATTCCGATCAGCCCTACGAATATTCACTCAGGCTGATCACCGAGGGTCGCGACCACATGATCCTCAAGCCTGGCATCGTCTACGACAAGCCGGTGCGCATCCTGCAGGGCATGATGGATCCTGATGTGCCCTACGGCCACGCCGTGAAAACTGCCGCTGCATTCCAGGGCGGCGATACGCGCCTGACCCTGCTGCGCGACGGCGACCATCGCCTGTCGCGGCCGCAGGATATCGAGCTGCTGACGCAGACAGTGCTGGGCCTGCTGTGAGCGAGGACGGAATCGAGACCACACGGCTGCGGCTGCGGCCGGTGCGACAGATGGATGCTGCGTTGCTGCCCTCTCTGATCACACCGGTGATCAGTCGCTGGACCGCCAACTGGATCTATCCGTTCACGGCAGCGATGGCTAACGAGCGTGTTGCGGCCACACTGGCCGACAATGCTGCGAGCACCGGATTCAATCGCGTTCTGACCGACAAGGAAGACGGCCGCGTGATTGGCTGGTTCCGCGCCACGCTGGTATCGGAAACACCTCGTACCGCCAGCATCGGCTACTGGCTGATCGACGCGGTGCATGGCCGCGGCTACCTGACCGAGGCCCTGCCGGTCTTCGTGCAGGCCGCCATCGCAGCGTTGAAGCTCGAGCGGCTGGAAGCCGGCGCCCAGCCGGAAAATGCGGCCTCCATTGCCGCCCTGACCCGGCTCGGCCTGCGCTTCATCGGTCGGCGCCAGCATTACGTGCCGGCGCGCGACCGCGAGGAGCCGACCAATTTCTACGCCATGGACTGCCCTGGAGATTCCTTGCCTAGCGGGTCTTGAAGAAGCCAACCATCTCGGCCAGGCGCTGGGCCTGCTGGGCCAGACTCTGCGCCGAAGCGGTGGTTTCTTCCACCAGCGCAGCATTGCGCTGGGTTGCCTCGTCCATGCTGCCGACCGCCGTGTTGATCTGATCCAGGCCAGCGGCCTGTTCGCGCGAGGCGGCCGCGATTTCGGCGACGATATCCGACGCCTTCTTGATCGCGCCGACAATCTCGGCCAGCGACTGACCGGTCTGGTTGACAAGCGATGCACCGGTTTTCACCTGTGCATTCGACTCCGTGATCAGCGCCTTGATGTCTTTGCTGGCGTTGGCCGAACGTTGCGCGAGCGCACGCACTTCCTGTGCGACGACGGCAAAACCCTTGCCGGCTTCGCCGGCGCGTGCGGCTTCGACACTTGCATTCAGGGCAAGAAGATTCGTCTGGAAAGCGATCTCGTCGATCAGGCCGACGATGTCGGCAATTTTCCGTGCACTTTCCTCAATCCGGGTCACGGCCGTCACTGCATCCGCCACCACGCTGCCGCCCTTCTCGGCGGTATCGCGCGCCACGGTCGCCAGCTGGTTCGCTGCCTGGGCGTTGTCGGCATTCTGCTTCACAGTGGTAGTGATTTCATGCATCGAGGCGGCGGTTTGCTCGATCGAGGCCGCCTGCGATTCCGTGCGGCCGGCAAGGTCCTGGCTGCCGGTCGAGATTTCCGAGGAGGCCACTTTCACTGATTGCGCAGTCTGGGTGAGTTCACCGGCGAATTCTCGCAAGCGTTCAGCCATGCCGTTGGCGCTGCCTTTGAGCTGGCCGAACACGCCCTGATACTCGCCGCGCACGCTATGCGTCACGTCACCCTCGGCCATCGCGCCCATCACTTCGGCCATCTCCACTGTCATGGTCTGCAGGGTCGCCGTCAGACGGTTCAGTTCCTGGCTGGTCGACAGGAAGAAGCCCTCCTTGCCGTTCTCATCGATGCGGCCGCTGAGATCGCCGCCGGCGACCTTGTTGACCAGCGCGGCGATTTCGCTGCCGGCCGCTTGTTCGCGCACCTCGCGTTCGGCACGACGTTGCTCGGATTCCGCACGCTGGCGACCGATATCGGCCTCTGCCTGCTCGCGCGCCATCATACTGTCCTTGAACACCAGCAGGGCCCGCGCCATCGCTGCGATTTCGTCTCGGCCGCGAACGGCCGGAATCTCCGCGTTCAGGTCGCCTCCGGACAGCCGGGTCATCGCCTGCGTGATCCGGCCAAGCGGCGCGGAGACTTTTCTCGAGATGACCCAGATTGAAACGCCGACCACGACGGCCGCCACCGCCAGCAAAGTTTCCATGGCGATCATGAAACGCTCATAAGCTTCTTCGGAAGCGGCATATTCCTCCTTGGCGATCACCAGCTGCAGCGAGATCAGCTGACTGATCGCGTCGCTGACCGCGTCGATGATCGGATACATCTCCTGTTCAGCGAAGGTGACCAGTGCGGCCTTGTCATTGGCGATCAGGATACCGTTCAGTTTTTCCACCGCGCGGTCGGCTGGCACGAACAGCAGACGAGCCTTCTCCACCAGCCTGGCCTCCTCCGGCGTCAGCCTGGTCGCGGTATAGACCTTCCACTTCTCCGAGATCGTGCTGCGCGCCTTGGCAATCTCGGCCAGACCAGCCTGCGGCTGCATCGTGCCCGCCCGTACCTTGTGCGAGGTGTCGACGATCTGCACGGCGTAGGCGTCGGCGATATCCTTTAAATCGCTGAGCGGTACCACGCGGTCGGTGTAGACGCTGGCCATCGAGGCCTGCATACGTTGCGCCGACAGATAGCCCGCGCCCGCAACCACAATGATCACCACCAGCATCGCAAGGATGCTGAGCATCAAACGCAACCGGATTGTCATTCCCCCACCCCATGTTTTTTACCAGCAGTGCTGGTTTTCCCCTGGGTGCAATTCAGCGTTATCGCGCACTGATTGCCATAACACCTATGGAGTATTTCATGCGGAAGGGTGATGAAGGTTTGGCGACGGCATGACTGCCTGCTCGTATCGCGCGAGGTACGGGTTAGTTACCCATACCCCTGAGCAGTGACTGCAGCCCCTCACGATAGGTCGGGTATTTGAGTGCTACCCCGAGCTCGAATTTGATGCGGTCATTGCGCACGCGGCGGCTATCGGCATAGAAGCTCGCCGCCATCGGCGAAAGCTGCGCCTGGTCGAACGGTACTTCCGGCGGTCGCGGCAGTTTCAGCAGGTCTGCGGCATAGGCCACCACATCCTGCGGCGGCGCCGGTTCGTCATCGGCCAGGTTGTAGATCGCGCCCGGATTGAACTTGGTCATCGAAGCGCGCAGCACCTGCGCGATATCTTCGACATGGATGCGGCAGAAGACCTGGCCGGGTTTCACAATGCGATGCGCGGTGCCGCGCTTCACGCCTTCGAGCTGATTGCGACCCGGTCCGTAGATGCCGGCGAGCCGGAAGACATGCACCGGCACGCCATGCTCAGCCTGTAGCCGCAGCCAGCCTGCTTCGGCTTCGGCGCGGCGCTTGCTGCGTCCCTGATTTGGACTGACCGGTGTCGTTTCATCGACCCAGTTGCCGCCGGCATCGCCATAGACGCCGGTGGTGGAGAGATAACCAAGCCATTTCAGGTTCGGCAATTTTGCAATATCAGCACCGTGCCAGCGCAGTACCGCATCCGCATCGTCATCGGCTGGTACCGAGATCAGAACATGCGTCGCCGGCAGCAGTACCGAGGCATCGCTGAGCGGCGCCATGCCATCGAAGACATGGCTATCGTAGCCCAGCACCGCGATATCGGCGGCCTTCTCCAGGCTGCGGCTGGTGCCGGTCACGCCCCAGCCTTCGGCATGCAACTGTGCCGCCAGCACTTTTGCACTGAAGCCGAGTCCGAAGCAGAAAAGGTTACCTGTCATGTCGAGCACACGCCTTGCTTTTGCCACAGCGCCTCGCCACTCTGCCGCGCCATGATTGCTATGAACAAGATAGTGCCTTCGGCGGTGTTCGCCAGCCTTCTGCCCGGCCTGCTGCTCTGGGCTTTGCCAGCCATGGCGCAGCAGTCGCTGCAAGGCTCGACCGTTCTGCAGGATGCCGCCTATCAGGACTGCCTGTCGCTGGCGCGCCGCAATCCCGAGGAAGGTTTCAGTCAGGCCCAGCTGTGGCAGGCGACCGGCGGCGGCTTGCCGGCGCAGCATTGCGCTGCGCTGGCGCTGGTGGAGCTGCGGCATTACGGCGATGCCGCTGACCGGCTGGAAAAGCTGCTGCCGCTGGCCGAGAAACAGGCACCGCACCTGACCGTGGCGCTGCTCGACCAGGCCGCCAATGCCTGGCTGCTGGCCGAACAGCCGCAGCGCGCCAAGCAATTGCTGGATATCGCACTGAAGGCCGCGCCTGAAACTTCCGACCTGCTGATCGACCGCGCGCTGGCGCTGGCGGCGCTGAACGACTATGCGGCGGCGCGGCGCGATCTGGATGTGGCGCTGCGTGTCGATCCGACCCGCGAGGATGCACTGGCCTTGCGCGCCGCGGCACGACGCCAGACCGGTGACATGGGTGGCGCCATGGAAGATGCCGAAACCGCGCTGGCGATCCAGCCGCGCCTGCCCGAAGCCCTGCTGGAACGCGGCATCCTGCGACTCAACAGGGGCGACAAGGCCGGCGCACGGCGCGACCTGATCGAGGTGCGCATGGTGGCGCCCGACTCACCGGCGGCGGTTTCCGCCGGCCAGTATATCGAGCAGATGGACGTGAAGCAGGATTAGGCCGCCCTGCTCAGTCTTGTCAGCGCCTGCGCCGCCTGCAGGCGCACCACTTCCGCCTCATCGTGCGACAGTTTTTCCAGCACCGGCCGCATCGCGGCATCGCCGCTGTTGCCGAGCGCCACGCAGACATTGCGGACAAAGCGATCCCGTCCGATACGTTTCACCGCCGTGGTGGCGAAGCGCTCGCGGAAGCTGGCATCGTCCAGTCCGGCCAGATCGAGCAAGGTCGGCGCATCGAGTTCCGGGCGGCTGTGCAGCGTGATCTCGCGCGCCGTGCTGGCGAACTTGTTCCATGGACAGACGGCGAGGCAGTCGTCACAGCCATAGATGCGGTTGCCCATCGCGGCGGCGAAATCCTCGGCGATCACGCCATCGTATTCGATGGTGAGATAGGAAATGCAGCGTCGCGCATCCAGCTGATACGGCGCGGGAAAGGCTTTGGTCGGACAGATGTCGAGGCAATTGCTGCAGGTGCCGCAGTGATCCGTTTCGGCCTCGTCCGGCGCCAGTTCGGCCGTGGTGAGGATCAGGCCCAGGAACAGCCAGGAACCGAAGTCGCGCGACACCAGATTGGTATGCTTGCCCTGCCAGCCGATCCCGGCCGCCGCCGACAGCGGCTTTTCCATCAGTGGCGCGGTATCGACAAACACCTTCACGTCGTTGCCGGCATGGTGGTGCAGCCAGCTGGCCAGGCTTTTGAGTTTCTTCTTGACGACGAGATGATAGTCACGGCCCTGGGCATAGACCGAGATCGCGGCGCGATCCTTTTCCAGCAGCACGTCGAGCGGGTTGTGGTCGGGGCCATAGTTCAGGCCGAGGGCGATAATACCGCGCGCTTCGGGCCAAAGCGCATTGGGATGGCGGCGCCGCTCGGCCTTGTCTTCCAGCCACTGCATGGTGCCGTGGCGTTTGAGCGCCATGAACTCGTCCAGCCGTTCGGCCAGTTCTGGGCCGATGCGGCCGGCCGTTGTGAAGCCGACCGCATCGAATCCTTCCGCCAGCGCGTGCTGACGGATCAGCTCTTTCAGATCGGTCGGATTAGCCGATCGCGGCAATGCAGGCGATCTCGACCTTGTAGTCCGGGGCCGCCAGCCTGGATTCCACGGTGGCGCGCGCCGGCGTGTTGCCCTTGGACACCCAGGCATCCCAGGCCTTGTTCATCTCGGCGAAGGTCGACATGTCGGCAAGCCAGATATTGGTCGACAGAATCTTGGTCTTGTCGGTACCGGCTTCCTTCAGCAGGCGGTCGATCTGCGCCAGGATCTGCTCGGTCTGGCCGGTGACATCGGCCTTGGGATCGGCGGCAACCTGGCCGGCAAGATACACGGTGTTGCCATGCACCACGGCCTGGCTCATGCGGGGACCGACATCGATGCGGCGGACGGACATGCGGTAGTCTCCTTTTTCTCTGCTCACGTCATGCTCGGGCTCGACCCGAGCATCTCTCTCCACTCGGCCTGAGATCCTCGGCGCAAGGCCGAGGATGACGGCTCTGTATATTAGAAATCCAGATCGGCGTAATGCTTCGGCGGCGGCAGGCCGGGAATATGGTCGGCCAGCAGCGGGCGGAAACTGGGCCGGGATTTCACGCGGGCATACCAGTCATGCGCGCCGGGATGGTCGGCCCAGGGAATGTCGCCGAGGTAATCCAGGCAACTGAGATGCGCCGCCGCGGCGATATCGGCCAGCGAGAAGTCATCGCCGGCGAGCCAGTTGCGGCGCTCGGTGAGCCAGGCGATGTAGTCGAGATGGATTTTCATGTTCTGGTGCGCGATGCGGATCACGGAGGATTCCGGATGCCCCATGCCCATGAAGCGCTTCATCACCTTCTCGAACACCAGCGGCTCGGAGACTTCCGGCCCGAATTTGTGATCCCACCAGGCGACCAGCCGCCGCGTCTCGGCGCGGCTCGGCGGATCGAAGCCGATCAGCATCTTGTTGGGATAGACCTCGTCGAGGTATTCGCAGATCGCCTGGCTATCGGCCAGCGCGCGGCCGTCATGCTCCACCAGCACCGGACCGTTGCCGCTCGGGTCCATGGCGAGGAATTCCGGCCGGCGCTCCCACAGCTTCTCGACCTCGAGATCGAATTCCAGCCCCTTTTCCTTCAGGAGCACACGGACCTTGCGGGACTGGGGGGAAAGCCAGAGATGGTACAGCTTGCGCATGGGGGCGGAGTCTAGTCGTATTCGGATGAATGAAAAAGCTGGAGAGGACCGCGAATCAGCATGTTGAAAATCTGGGGCCGGGCCAGTTCTGTCAATGTCCAGAAGGTTTTGTGGGCGGCCGACGAGCTGGGGCTGGCGTATGAGCATATCGTGGTCGGCGGCAAATTCGGCGGAAACGACACGCCTGAATACCGCGCGATGAATCCCAACGGCCTGGTGCCGGTGCTGCAGGACACGGATGGCGGCATCCACTGGGAAAGCAACAGCATGGTGCGCTACCTCGCCGCCCGCTACGACGCGTCAGGCGCCGGCCTGTGGCTGGCCGATCCGGCCGCGCGCAGCCAGGCCGACCGCTGGATGGACTGGGCCAGCAGCCTGCTGGGAGAACCAATGCGCGTGCTGTTCTGGGGCTTCGTGCGCGATCCGGTGAATGCCGACCTGAATGCCATGACCAAGGCCGAGATGCAGGCGGCCGAATATTGGGCCCGGCTCGACACCCACCTCGCTGACCGGGCTTTTGTGGCCGGTGACCGCCTGACCATCGGCGACATCCCGGCAGCCTGCCAGCTGCACCGCTGGCTCAGCTTCCCGATCACGCGGCCGACTCTGCCGAACCTGTTGGCCTGGCACGGCCGGATGACCGGACGGGCGGGTTACCGCGCCCATGTCATGCCACCCATGGAATGAAACTGGCCGTCAGACAGGGTTTACAGCCGTATCAACCTTTGCACAGAACCTGATTTTGATCCGGTTTCAGCGGGAACTTTGGGGCAAAATGGCCCTGTTTCGACAGAAACAAGCTTAAAATCGGCTTTTAAACGGGTCTTGGCCGACGTTTTCTGCAGCTAAGACCCGTTTTTGACCCTCAACTGGCTCATTTCCGGCCGTTCCGACGGTCTGAAAGGGCCGTGCCCATCCCAAATCGTGACCATTCCGCCCCTGATCGGCTCAGGCCGGAATCACCTTGACCACACAGTCTTGTTCTCCATATATAACCTATGAGTTATTTAACGGGGCATGGTGTGTGATCGCTGATTACAGGTTTTTTCCTGCCTCTCTGTCGGCTGGCGCCAGGCTCGGCCGTCCTCGGAGCATGTCCAATCCCGAACAGAAAGCTCCCATGCTCAAGATCGCCCTTATTGTCCTCGCCCTGCTCGCCGTCGCCATTGCCGGCGTGCTCGCCTATGCCGCCACCAAGCCCGATACCTCCCGCATCGCCCGGTCCGCCCAGATCCAGGCGGCGCCGGACCGGATCTTTGCGCTGATCAACGATCTGCCCGCCTGGCAGACCTGGTCGCCTTACGAGAAGAAAGACCCGGACATGCAGCGCAGCTTCACCGGCCCGGCCGCCGGCATCGGCGCGAAATACGCCTGGGCCGGCGACAAAAACATCGGCGACGGCCGCATGGAGATCGTCGAGAGCACTGCCCCGTCAAAGATCGCGATCCGGCTGGAATTCCTGAAACCCTTCCAGCATACCGCCATGGCGGACTTCACCCTGGCTCCAGCCGCCAACGGCGCCACCACGGTGACCTGGGCGATGACTGGTCCGGCCAATTACCTGTCCAAGGTGATGAGCGTGGTCTTCGATTTCGACAAGATGATCGGTCGCGACTTCGAGGCCGGCCTCACTAATCTGAAAACCCTCGCAGAGAAATAAGGGGAGCCAGCATGTCCGCCGCCCCGAAAACCGATCGTGCACCCGACCTCGTGCTGAACCGCGTGTTCAATGCCCCGCGCGAGCGCGTCTTCCGCGCCTGGATCGAACCGCAGCTGATGGCGCAGTGGTGGGGACCGGAGGGCTATACCGCACCGGTCTGCGAACTGGATGCGCGACCGGGCGGTGCCTGGCTGGTGCATATGCGTTCGCCCGAGGGCCATGTACAGGTGATGGGCGGCACCTATCACGAGATCGCCGAGCCCTCGAAGCTCATCTGCACGACGTTTGTGAAGGATGGCGAGCGCTTCATGGTGGAAGGCCTGCATGTCGTCACCTTCGAGGCGGCGTCCGAAGGCAGGACCAGGATGCGGCTGGAATCGACGCTGATCCAGCTCGCGCCCGAATGGGAAGCGGCGCGCCATGGCGGCATGCAGCATGGCTGGAACACCAGCATCGACAAGCTGGAAACGATGTTTAAAGCCTAGCCGGGCTGGAGATCACTCGCGACCGCTGCCACTGGTCTGCGGCAGCGCCGTACCCGGCGATGCGATCAGCGCAAAGGTCAGCAGCGTGGCCGGCGACAGATGTTTCGGTGTGGCCTGTGTGGTGGCGCCAGCCGGTGCTTTTACCGGCGCGATGACGGCTGGAGTGGTGACCGGTGCAACGGCCGGCACCACATCTGGTGTGGTGAGGATCGCTTCCACTTTGTCGGCGGGTGGCCCCGGAACAACATCCAGCGCGATGACAGCGCCATGATGATGGATATCGCAGTCCTCCATCGGCTCGCCCATGGCAAGCGGCGAATGCGCTGCCCAATCCTCCCCGTCTTCGGCACGTGAAACCATCGGCAGGGAGGCAAACAGCAGGACTGTACCGGCAAACACGAGCAGATCGGTTTTCATGGCAGCCATCCCGCGCAGGGTGAATGACAGCGCGACAACATTGGCCGTCGCCGTGAAGTTCCGTGACAAATGCTTCGGCCGCCGCTTTTCCCAATCCCTGTGCTAGGCTGAATTGGTCAGACGCCGGGCCGAAAGGTACGGCTGACGGGATCCTGCAGCAGAGTCCGACCCTGCAGCAGCCTCCTGTCCGGCACTTCAGCAATTCCCCGGGGATTGCCAGAGCGACGGTCTTTCTCGCCTCACCTGCCTCCCCTGTCGTCTTC includes:
- a CDS encoding glutathione S-transferase family protein yields the protein MLKIWGRASSVNVQKVLWAADELGLAYEHIVVGGKFGGNDTPEYRAMNPNGLVPVLQDTDGGIHWESNSMVRYLAARYDASGAGLWLADPAARSQADRWMDWASSLLGEPMRVLFWGFVRDPVNADLNAMTKAEMQAAEYWARLDTHLADRAFVAGDRLTIGDIPAACQLHRWLSFPITRPTLPNLLAWHGRMTGRAGYRAHVMPPME
- a CDS encoding SRPBCC family protein, which gives rise to MLKIALIVLALLAVAIAGVLAYAATKPDTSRIARSAQIQAAPDRIFALINDLPAWQTWSPYEKKDPDMQRSFTGPAAGIGAKYAWAGDKNIGDGRMEIVESTAPSKIAIRLEFLKPFQHTAMADFTLAPAANGATTVTWAMTGPANYLSKVMSVVFDFDKMIGRDFEAGLTNLKTLAEK
- a CDS encoding SRPBCC family protein translates to MSAAPKTDRAPDLVLNRVFNAPRERVFRAWIEPQLMAQWWGPEGYTAPVCELDARPGGAWLVHMRSPEGHVQVMGGTYHEIAEPSKLICTTFVKDGERFMVEGLHVVTFEAASEGRTRMRLESTLIQLAPEWEAARHGGMQHGWNTSIDKLETMFKA